The following proteins are encoded in a genomic region of Bacillus sp. FJAT-22090:
- a CDS encoding ribonuclease J — protein sequence MYTTDSKIAVFALGGVNEIGKNMYVIQSDDDIVVIDCGSKFPDESLLGIDLIIQDVSYLKDNIEKIRGLIITHGHEDHIGGIPYFLKQLKVPVYATNLTLGLIEIKLKEHGLLRETKLLLIDSESKLRLGTINATFFRTSHSIPDCLGIAFHTPQGTIVHTGDFKFDLTPVDNQSPDIHKMAELGQNGVLLLLSESTNAERPGSTPSEQLVGDHIEEEFRRAPRKIFISTFASNVHRIQQIVQAAIKTNRKIALLGRSMVNVVAVARERGYLEIPEGMIIDASEVQSMNPEKVVIICTGSQGEPMAALARLASSNFRQVEVLPDDTVILAAGPIPGNERSISKIIDNLFQLGARVIYGSGSVTGMHVSGHACQEELKLMLTLMKPKYFIPIHGEYRMLRHHSLLAESVGVKKENIFIVSNGGVVDIENEEARHTRTIESGNVFVDGFGIGDVGNIILRDRKLLSEDGMLVIVTSINKSNNQIVTGPDTISRGFVYGPDAEELINEVNNSVRSTINQLQDKNKNQRVLKQNIKKSVEHLLYKKTKRRPMILPIMIDI from the coding sequence TTGTATACAACTGATTCTAAAATAGCTGTTTTTGCTCTCGGTGGCGTAAATGAAATAGGGAAAAATATGTATGTTATACAGTCTGATGACGATATTGTTGTGATTGATTGCGGATCTAAATTTCCAGATGAAAGTCTACTAGGAATTGATTTAATCATTCAAGATGTTTCTTATTTAAAGGATAATATTGAAAAAATCAGAGGCTTGATTATCACCCATGGTCATGAGGATCATATTGGAGGTATCCCCTATTTCTTAAAACAATTAAAAGTGCCTGTTTATGCAACAAACTTAACACTAGGTTTAATTGAAATAAAATTAAAAGAACATGGCTTATTAAGAGAAACAAAACTTCTATTGATTGATTCAGAATCAAAACTTAGATTAGGTACTATTAACGCAACATTTTTCAGAACTAGCCACAGTATCCCTGATTGCTTAGGCATAGCTTTCCATACACCACAAGGTACAATCGTACATACTGGTGATTTTAAGTTCGATCTAACTCCCGTGGACAATCAATCTCCAGATATTCATAAAATGGCGGAGTTAGGTCAAAATGGTGTATTGCTATTATTATCAGAAAGTACGAATGCTGAAAGGCCAGGTTCTACTCCATCGGAGCAGCTTGTTGGCGATCATATAGAAGAGGAATTTCGTCGAGCGCCAAGAAAGATTTTTATTTCCACTTTTGCTTCCAATGTTCATCGTATACAACAAATAGTACAAGCAGCTATTAAAACAAATCGAAAAATTGCATTGCTCGGCCGTAGCATGGTTAATGTTGTAGCAGTTGCAAGAGAACGTGGTTATTTAGAGATTCCAGAAGGAATGATTATTGATGCAAGTGAAGTACAATCAATGAATCCTGAAAAAGTAGTGATCATTTGTACAGGAAGTCAAGGAGAGCCTATGGCTGCTTTAGCACGTCTAGCCAGCTCTAATTTTCGCCAAGTAGAAGTTTTGCCTGATGATACTGTGATTCTTGCAGCAGGTCCTATTCCTGGAAACGAGCGAAGTATTTCTAAAATTATCGATAATTTATTTCAATTAGGAGCTAGAGTAATTTATGGCTCAGGTAGTGTTACTGGGATGCATGTTTCAGGTCATGCATGCCAGGAGGAACTAAAACTTATGCTAACACTAATGAAACCTAAATACTTTATTCCTATTCATGGAGAGTATCGAATGCTAAGACATCACAGCTTATTAGCAGAATCAGTTGGTGTGAAAAAAGAGAATATATTTATTGTCAGTAATGGCGGTGTAGTTGATATAGAAAATGAAGAAGCTAGACATACCCGAACTATTGAATCTGGAAATGTGTTTGTGGATGGTTTTGGAATAGGAGACGTTGGGAATATTATTTTAAGAGATCGAAAACTACTCTCAGAAGATGGCATGCTAGTTATCGTCACATCAATCAATAAATCTAACAATCAAATAGTTACCGGTCCGGACACTATTTCTAGAGGTTTCGTGTATGGTCCAGACGCAGAAGAGTTGATTAATGAAGTAAATAATTCAGTTCGATCGACTATCAACCAGCTGCAAGATAAAAATAAAAATCAACGTGTCCTAAAACAAAATATTAAAAAATCTGTAGAACATCTTTTATATAAGAAAACGAAAAGAAGACCAATGATTCTTCCAATAATGATTGACATTTAA
- a CDS encoding (4Fe-4S)-binding protein, translating to MKDYKIYTSQDIDVYFNLNKCTHAANCVKYLPSVFNVNRKPWIQPDAALIEDVKRVIATCPSGALLYKENKFK from the coding sequence ATGAAGGATTATAAAATATACACAAGCCAAGATATTGATGTCTATTTTAATTTAAATAAATGTACTCATGCAGCGAACTGCGTGAAATATTTACCTTCTGTATTCAATGTGAATCGAAAGCCATGGATTCAACCTGATGCAGCACTAATTGAGGATGTAAAAAGAGTAATTGCTACCTGCCCAAGCGGTGCTTTGCTATATAAGGAAAATAAGTTCAAATAA
- a CDS encoding CitMHS family transporter, which yields MLSILGFCMIGIFLILVITKKLSVVVAFISVSVVFALIGGFAGDMGEMMMAGILNVTPTAVMIVFAILYFGLMIDVGLFDPMVNKILSVVKGDPLKIVVATAIITILVGLDGDGSSTFMVTVSAMLPLYTRLGMNRLILASVVGLAAGVMNIIPWGGPLVRASASLQVDVSDLFIPLIPVMVSGLLWALFVAYILGKRERKRLGIVKLEETSTAILEIAATSKGTSTKYWFNLFLTIVLMVLLVMDVLPIAILFAVAYAIALFVNYPNAQKQQDQILSHANSFVMISTMVFAAGIFTGIFSGTGMMDAMASTLVSVIPESLGSHLPVIVAITSIPMSFVFSPDAYYFGILPILAETAAGFGIDPVEIGRAALLGHSTAGFPLSPLVPATFILIGLVGVDFGEHQKFLFKWAFGTTIVMTVTAVLTGVISL from the coding sequence ATGTTGTCAATTTTAGGATTTTGTATGATTGGTATTTTTTTAATACTAGTTATCACTAAAAAACTGTCCGTGGTTGTTGCTTTCATCAGTGTTTCTGTTGTATTTGCATTAATAGGTGGTTTTGCAGGTGATATGGGTGAGATGATGATGGCCGGGATTCTCAATGTAACACCAACAGCGGTTATGATTGTTTTTGCTATTTTGTATTTTGGATTAATGATAGATGTAGGATTGTTTGATCCAATGGTTAATAAAATCTTAAGCGTTGTAAAAGGGGATCCTTTAAAAATTGTAGTTGCAACTGCTATCATAACTATTTTAGTTGGGCTCGATGGAGACGGTTCTTCAACGTTTATGGTTACTGTTTCGGCAATGTTACCTCTATACACTAGACTTGGGATGAATCGCTTAATATTAGCTTCGGTAGTAGGGCTGGCTGCTGGAGTGATGAATATTATTCCATGGGGAGGACCTTTGGTTAGAGCTTCAGCCAGCCTTCAGGTAGATGTATCTGACTTGTTTATACCACTGATTCCTGTAATGGTTTCAGGGCTATTATGGGCACTTTTTGTAGCATACATATTAGGCAAGAGAGAAAGAAAGAGATTAGGCATTGTTAAATTAGAGGAAACTTCCACTGCAATTCTTGAGATTGCGGCAACAAGTAAGGGGACTTCTACTAAATATTGGTTTAATCTTTTTTTAACGATTGTCCTTATGGTTTTACTTGTAATGGATGTGTTACCAATTGCCATTTTGTTTGCGGTAGCTTATGCTATAGCACTTTTTGTCAATTATCCAAATGCGCAGAAACAGCAAGATCAGATTTTAAGCCATGCAAATAGTTTTGTTATGATCAGTACGATGGTATTTGCCGCTGGTATTTTTACTGGAATTTTTAGTGGAACAGGTATGATGGATGCAATGGCATCTACTTTAGTTTCTGTAATTCCTGAATCACTTGGAAGCCATTTGCCTGTTATCGTAGCTATTACTAGTATTCCAATGAGCTTTGTGTTCTCACCGGATGCTTACTATTTTGGTATTCTTCCCATTCTAGCTGAAACGGCTGCCGGTTTTGGTATTGACCCAGTAGAGATTGGACGTGCCGCTTTGCTTGGACATTCAACAGCTGGATTTCCACTATCTCCTTTAGTACCTGCAACATTTATATTAATTGGACTAGTTGGAGTGGATTTTGGAGAGCATCAAAAGTTTTTATTTAAGTGGGCTTTTGGAACGACGATTGTCATGACCGTAACTGCTGTACTTACTGGAGTAATTTCGTTGTAA
- a CDS encoding GNAT family N-acetyltransferase — MLTKQQLLDIEKLQKECENHDHIQLKLNWEMLRNRTSKELDFLLYENEELIAFLGLYPFGSTVEVCGMVKPSERRKNYFTLLFKQGMEVVKEKSFRKVLLNAPASSIEAKAFLTKQSAIYSFSEHQMTWEEKVLETVDGFSLRHANDNDLDMRIRLSVEAFGLPALDAEEMEVRITEDKDSDMLMIDVENETIGKIRIRRENGEAWIYGFSILPTHQGKGIGRKVLQQVVLEQSNSGQSVHLEVETKNAHALRLYESIGFKVVHAQDYYAYK, encoded by the coding sequence ATGTTAACTAAACAGCAATTACTAGATATAGAAAAACTACAAAAAGAATGTGAGAATCATGATCACATTCAATTAAAGCTAAATTGGGAGATGCTTCGTAATCGTACTTCCAAAGAATTGGATTTCCTGCTTTATGAAAATGAAGAATTAATAGCTTTTTTAGGATTATATCCTTTCGGATCAACAGTAGAAGTATGTGGAATGGTTAAACCAAGTGAGCGAAGAAAAAATTACTTTACTCTCTTATTTAAACAAGGTATGGAAGTTGTCAAAGAAAAATCTTTTAGAAAAGTTTTATTAAATGCTCCAGCTAGTTCAATTGAAGCGAAAGCTTTTTTAACAAAACAAAGTGCAATATACAGTTTTTCAGAACATCAAATGACATGGGAAGAAAAGGTGTTAGAAACAGTAGATGGGTTTTCCTTACGCCACGCAAATGACAATGATTTAGATATGCGAATACGCTTGTCAGTTGAAGCATTCGGATTACCCGCATTAGATGCCGAAGAAATGGAAGTCAGAATTACCGAAGATAAGGACTCTGACATGTTAATGATTGATGTTGAAAATGAAACAATCGGGAAAATTCGCATTAGAAGAGAAAATGGAGAGGCTTGGATATATGGTTTTTCCATCTTACCTACACATCAAGGCAAAGGTATAGGAAGAAAAGTATTACAACAAGTAGTACTCGAACAATCTAACTCTGGACAATCAGTACATCTGGAGGTAGAAACTAAAAATGCACATGCACTCAGACTTTATGAATCAATTGGATTCAAAGTGGTCCATGCGCAAGATTATTACGCTTATAAATAA
- a CDS encoding phage holin → MSSNDKLAPFDKMMIIRSIILFIAWINQFLVMKGYSPLPFNDEELELGVTLLVTFLVSIWAWWKNNDVRYKARRNTQYLKEKGLK, encoded by the coding sequence ATGTCAAGTAATGATAAACTAGCACCTTTCGATAAAATGATGATTATACGTTCTATTATTCTTTTTATAGCCTGGATCAATCAATTTTTAGTTATGAAAGGGTATAGTCCACTACCATTTAATGATGAAGAGCTAGAATTAGGAGTGACGCTTTTAGTAACTTTTTTAGTATCTATTTGGGCGTGGTGGAAGAATAATGATGTTCGCTATAAAGCGCGAAGAAATACGCAATATTTAAAGGAAAAAGGACTCAAATAA
- a CDS encoding GNAT family N-acetyltransferase, protein MFTFKIDDKTELKMLDLQDVQQVYDLTIRSKDTLREWLPFIDYTKSIGDTQNFIQSTMKQFSENNGVQAGIWYEGKIAGVIGFHKIDWNNKSTSIGYWLGDGYRGLGLMTKSVKSFVHYALLDLKLNRVEIRAAVENKKSRAVPERLGFTEEGCVREAEWLYDHYVDHVIYGMLAKDWRQIESDNKRH, encoded by the coding sequence ATGTTTACTTTCAAAATTGATGATAAAACCGAGCTGAAAATGCTTGACTTGCAAGATGTACAACAAGTATATGATTTAACTATTCGTTCAAAAGATACATTAAGAGAATGGCTACCGTTTATAGACTACACAAAATCAATTGGAGATACTCAAAATTTTATACAGTCTACTATGAAGCAATTTAGTGAGAATAATGGAGTACAGGCTGGTATATGGTATGAAGGAAAAATTGCAGGGGTTATCGGTTTTCACAAGATAGATTGGAACAACAAATCTACAAGTATAGGCTACTGGCTTGGTGATGGCTATAGAGGCTTAGGATTAATGACAAAATCGGTGAAATCTTTTGTCCATTATGCATTACTAGACTTAAAGTTAAATAGAGTTGAGATACGGGCGGCCGTAGAAAATAAAAAAAGTAGAGCAGTACCAGAAAGATTAGGTTTTACGGAAGAAGGTTGCGTACGTGAAGCAGAGTGGTTATATGATCATTATGTAGATCATGTTATTTATGGAATGCTTGCAAAAGATTGGCGTCAAATTGAAAGCGATAATAAAAGACATTAA
- a CDS encoding LacI family DNA-binding transcriptional regulator — translation MAITIKDVAKLANVAPSTVSRVIANSPRISETTKKRVREAMEQLGYHPNFIARSLASQSTKVIGLVLPHSSGVFFQNPFFAEVIQGLSEGAHEKHYALQMTTGKTEEELYHGVVQMVQGGRVDGIILLYSRIDDKILSYLKYRKFPFVVIGKPFDFVEKITHVDNDNYLAAKEATEYIIGLGHKKIGFIGGSPSLTVTMDRLLGYKDALKDSNIVLNEDYIIHEEFLREGGQEAVMELLRRSIPPTAFIVTDDLMALGVVNTLTEMQIDIPTEVSIVSFNNALFAEMSRPPLTSIDIHIVELGYQAARSLIQMLENENEPVKRIIIPHHLVVRQSCAVPTELISLDAE, via the coding sequence ATGGCTATTACGATTAAAGATGTGGCAAAATTGGCAAATGTTGCACCTTCTACAGTTTCTCGGGTGATTGCAAATAGTCCTCGTATTAGTGAAACGACGAAGAAACGTGTGAGAGAAGCGATGGAGCAGCTAGGATACCATCCTAATTTTATCGCACGCAGTCTTGCAAGCCAATCCACTAAAGTGATAGGTCTTGTATTACCTCACTCGTCTGGTGTGTTTTTTCAAAACCCATTCTTTGCAGAGGTTATTCAGGGATTAAGTGAAGGTGCGCATGAAAAACACTATGCTCTTCAAATGACTACTGGCAAAACGGAAGAGGAGTTATATCATGGAGTTGTGCAAATGGTCCAGGGGGGAAGGGTTGATGGAATAATCCTTTTATACTCTCGTATAGACGACAAAATTCTTTCCTATTTAAAATATAGAAAATTTCCTTTTGTCGTGATAGGTAAACCTTTTGACTTTGTGGAGAAAATAACTCATGTAGATAATGATAACTATCTAGCAGCAAAAGAAGCTACTGAATACATAATTGGTCTAGGACATAAAAAAATTGGCTTTATTGGAGGCAGTCCTAGTCTAACTGTAACGATGGATCGTTTGCTTGGATATAAAGATGCTTTGAAGGATTCTAACATAGTGCTAAATGAAGACTATATTATCCACGAGGAATTTTTACGTGAGGGTGGACAAGAAGCAGTAATGGAACTTCTAAGAAGAAGCATTCCACCTACAGCCTTTATTGTTACAGATGATTTGATGGCTTTGGGAGTAGTTAATACACTGACAGAAATGCAAATTGACATTCCAACGGAAGTATCGATTGTAAGCTTTAATAACGCTTTATTTGCTGAAATGTCCAGGCCGCCGCTTACTTCAATTGATATTCATATTGTAGAACTAGGCTATCAAGCTGCGAGGAGTTTAATTCAAATGCTAGAGAATGAAAATGAACCAGTAAAACGAATAATCATTCCTCATCATTTAGTTGTTAGACAGTCATGTGCGGTTCCAACAGAGCTAATAAGTTTGGATGCAGAGTAA
- a CDS encoding alpha-glucosidase → MERKWWKEAVCYQVYPRSFMDSNGDGIGDLRGIISKLDYLKNLGVDVIWICPFYKSPNADNGYDISDYQGISKQFGYIEDFDELLKQVHARGMKLILDLVINHTSDEHPWFIESRSSKDNPKRDWYIWRDGKEDEAPNNWESIFSGSAWEYDLLTKQYYLHLFAIKQPDLNWENREVREELFKMVNWWLDKGIDGFRVDAISHIKKRDGMPDMPNSQGDKYVSAFEMHTNQPGIQDYLKELKEETFSKYDIMTVGEANGVSLDEADEWVGEENGKFDMIFQFEHLGLWNKELDKMVDVIGLKKTLTKWQNGLHLKGWNALFLENHDQPRSVSSWGNDQEHWNESAKMLAAFYFLMQGTPFIYQGQEIGMTNVKFPTIEDYDDIGMKNYYTLEIAKGRSHEDVMETIWTNGRDNSRTPMQWDDTLNSGFTDGLPWMKVNPNYLNINVNYQLNDENSIYHFYKRMIQLRKDNPIFVYGEYDVWLENHPDVYIYTRSFLGQFAVVLCNFRHYESELKLDELPNLEAELLLFNYEDAPSQLTKDVFLKPYEVRVYLFK, encoded by the coding sequence ATGGAAAGAAAATGGTGGAAAGAAGCAGTATGTTATCAGGTGTATCCTAGAAGTTTTATGGATAGCAATGGGGATGGGATTGGTGATTTACGCGGAATCATTTCAAAGTTAGATTATTTGAAGAATTTAGGGGTAGATGTAATTTGGATTTGTCCGTTTTATAAGTCACCTAATGCTGATAATGGTTATGATATTAGTGATTATCAAGGTATTTCAAAACAGTTCGGATACATTGAGGATTTTGATGAATTATTAAAACAGGTACATGCAAGAGGCATGAAGTTGATACTAGATTTGGTAATCAATCATACAAGCGATGAACATCCTTGGTTTATCGAATCCCGCTCCTCCAAAGATAATCCTAAGAGAGATTGGTATATTTGGAGAGATGGTAAAGAAGATGAAGCTCCAAATAACTGGGAGAGTATCTTCTCTGGAAGTGCATGGGAGTACGATTTGTTAACAAAACAATATTATCTTCATTTATTTGCTATTAAGCAGCCTGATTTAAATTGGGAAAACCGAGAAGTTCGAGAAGAATTATTCAAAATGGTTAATTGGTGGTTGGATAAAGGAATAGATGGATTCCGTGTAGATGCAATCAGCCATATAAAGAAGCGCGATGGAATGCCGGATATGCCTAATTCTCAAGGCGATAAATATGTCTCTGCTTTTGAAATGCATACAAACCAGCCTGGAATACAAGATTATTTAAAAGAGTTAAAAGAGGAAACTTTTTCAAAGTACGATATTATGACTGTTGGTGAAGCTAACGGAGTCAGCTTGGATGAAGCTGATGAATGGGTTGGGGAGGAAAATGGGAAATTTGATATGATTTTTCAGTTTGAGCACCTTGGCTTATGGAATAAGGAGCTAGATAAAATGGTCGATGTCATCGGTCTTAAAAAAACACTGACCAAATGGCAGAACGGTTTACACCTTAAAGGCTGGAATGCTCTTTTCTTAGAAAATCATGACCAACCACGTAGCGTTTCTAGCTGGGGGAATGATCAAGAGCACTGGAACGAAAGTGCAAAAATGTTGGCTGCATTCTATTTTCTTATGCAGGGGACTCCTTTCATCTATCAGGGGCAAGAAATAGGGATGACAAATGTCAAATTTCCTACCATTGAAGACTATGATGATATCGGCATGAAGAATTACTATACTCTCGAGATTGCTAAAGGACGTTCACATGAGGATGTAATGGAAACAATTTGGACGAATGGACGTGACAATTCTAGAACGCCAATGCAATGGGATGATACGTTAAACAGTGGATTCACCGATGGTCTCCCTTGGATGAAAGTTAACCCTAATTATTTGAATATCAATGTAAATTACCAACTGAATGATGAAAACTCTATTTATCATTTCTACAAAAGGATGATCCAATTGCGAAAAGATAACCCGATTTTTGTTTATGGGGAATATGATGTGTGGCTTGAAAATCATCCTGATGTATATATATATACACGCTCATTCTTGGGTCAGTTTGCTGTTGTGCTATGTAATTTCCGCCATTATGAATCGGAACTGAAGTTAGATGAACTTCCAAACCTTGAGGCTGAATTATTACTATTTAATTATGAAGACGCTCCTAGTCAATTAACAAAGGATGTTTTCCTCAAGCCTTACGAAGTAAGAGTATATTTGTTCAAATAG
- a CDS encoding alpha-amylase family glycosyl hydrolase, with the protein MKKCIVLFVLTLLLITNFKFQPVHANEERKMQDETIYMIMVDRFNNGDVRNDNEANPNDPLAYHGGDFKGVIDKLDYLKEMGFTAIWLTPIFENTEKGYHGYWINDFYKTNDHFGTMEEFKTLVKEAHDRDMKVILDFVVNHVGPNHEWLSDSSKQDWFHEKKPISNWDDPNEVENGWLYDLPDLNQDNPEVRKYLIDAAKWWINETDIDGYRLDTVKHVPKDFWTEFSAAVKSEKDSFFLIGEVWHDNPNVIIGYQDTGIDGFLDFSQNDSLRTAFEKTDQSLGWLFSNNDRNQKTFDRPEKLGQFLDTHDIPRFAHLAINNNQDPVTQVKQGLTFLYTAPGIPIVYYGTENAMDGGNDPDNRGMMEFNSNDDLINYLSKLGKLRQDLSSLTRGNMELLYEEEGMAVFKRTYQAETVVVAINNTSESQKVVLTEGLEKGKELIGLLNGGNFKSDRKQYSIELKSGQSEIYELRNRGGITWIYIAGSIVILFAVSLYVWIKKRKKQNVN; encoded by the coding sequence ATGAAAAAGTGTATTGTACTATTTGTATTAACTTTACTTTTAATTACTAATTTTAAATTTCAGCCTGTTCATGCAAACGAAGAGCGAAAGATGCAGGACGAGACCATCTATATGATTATGGTCGACCGATTCAATAACGGAGATGTTCGTAATGACAACGAAGCAAACCCAAATGACCCGCTTGCGTATCACGGTGGTGACTTTAAAGGCGTCATCGACAAGCTCGACTACTTAAAAGAAATGGGTTTCACAGCAATTTGGCTGACACCAATCTTTGAAAATACGGAAAAAGGCTATCATGGCTATTGGATAAATGATTTTTATAAAACAAATGATCACTTCGGTACGATGGAAGAATTCAAGACCCTCGTTAAAGAAGCTCATGATCGAGATATGAAGGTTATTTTAGATTTTGTCGTTAACCATGTAGGACCTAACCATGAGTGGCTATCCGATTCTAGTAAACAAGATTGGTTTCACGAAAAAAAACCAATTTCTAATTGGGACGATCCAAATGAAGTGGAGAATGGTTGGCTTTATGATCTACCAGATTTAAATCAGGATAACCCGGAAGTAAGAAAGTATTTAATAGATGCGGCAAAATGGTGGATTAACGAGACAGATATTGATGGTTACAGATTAGATACAGTAAAGCATGTTCCAAAGGATTTTTGGACGGAGTTTTCAGCTGCTGTTAAATCAGAAAAAGATTCCTTCTTTCTCATTGGTGAGGTATGGCATGATAATCCTAATGTAATTATAGGGTATCAGGATACAGGTATTGATGGGTTTCTTGACTTTTCGCAGAATGATAGTTTACGTACTGCTTTTGAAAAAACGGACCAATCATTAGGTTGGCTATTTTCAAATAATGATCGTAATCAAAAGACATTCGATAGACCTGAAAAGTTGGGGCAGTTTTTGGACACTCATGACATACCGAGGTTCGCTCATCTGGCAATTAACAATAACCAAGATCCGGTTACTCAAGTGAAGCAAGGTTTAACTTTTTTATATACGGCACCTGGAATACCAATTGTTTATTATGGAACTGAAAACGCGATGGATGGCGGAAATGACCCGGATAATCGTGGAATGATGGAATTTAATTCGAATGACGATTTAATTAACTATCTATCCAAGCTTGGCAAGTTGAGGCAAGACTTATCATCACTCACAAGAGGGAACATGGAACTTTTATATGAAGAAGAGGGAATGGCGGTATTCAAACGTACCTATCAAGCAGAAACAGTTGTTGTAGCAATCAATAATACTTCAGAAAGCCAAAAGGTAGTACTTACGGAAGGACTTGAAAAAGGAAAAGAATTAATAGGTCTGCTTAATGGGGGAAACTTTAAATCAGATAGGAAGCAATATTCCATTGAACTTAAAAGTGGCCAATCAGAAATATATGAACTTAGAAACCGCGGTGGAATTACTTGGATATATATAGCCGGTTCTATAGTTATTTTATTTGCAGTCTCCCTATATGTTTGGATTAAAAAGAGAAAAAAACAAAATGTGAATTAG
- a CDS encoding sugar ABC transporter permease, whose amino-acid sequence MTNKTEKIIRLTVSYLLLLIAAVVVIYPLLWVIGSSLNPGQSLSGSSMFPENPTFKHYLDLFDTEKSNYILWYINSMKISLITMVFAVISVSLTGYAFSRYRFLGRKNGLLTFLVLQMIPNFAALIAIFVLAQRTNLLDTHLGLILIYVGGQIPMNTWLMKGYLDTIPKELDESARMDGAGHLRIFWQIIMPLAKPIIAVVALFSFIAPFGDFILARIMLRSEEKFTMGVGLYELVSKQFGNEFTTFAAGSVLIAIPITILFLTFQKYFISGLTSGGTKG is encoded by the coding sequence ATGACTAATAAGACTGAAAAGATTATCAGACTAACAGTTTCATATCTTCTCCTACTTATTGCAGCTGTGGTTGTCATTTACCCACTTCTTTGGGTAATAGGATCATCCCTTAATCCTGGACAAAGTCTTTCTGGATCCTCCATGTTTCCAGAAAATCCTACATTCAAGCATTATCTAGATCTGTTTGATACAGAAAAGTCTAATTATATTTTATGGTATATAAATTCCATGAAAATTAGTTTAATCACAATGGTTTTTGCTGTAATAAGTGTTTCTCTCACTGGTTATGCCTTTTCTCGTTATCGTTTTTTGGGACGAAAAAATGGACTTCTTACTTTTTTGGTCTTGCAAATGATTCCTAATTTTGCTGCTCTTATAGCAATTTTTGTTCTCGCACAAAGAACAAATCTCTTAGACACTCATTTAGGGCTGATTCTTATATATGTAGGAGGACAAATCCCAATGAATACATGGCTGATGAAGGGATATCTTGATACTATTCCAAAGGAGTTAGATGAATCAGCTAGAATGGATGGTGCTGGACATCTTCGCATCTTTTGGCAGATTATTATGCCACTAGCCAAACCAATTATTGCGGTAGTAGCTCTATTTTCATTCATCGCTCCTTTTGGGGATTTTATCCTTGCTCGAATTATGCTACGTTCAGAGGAAAAATTTACGATGGGTGTTGGTTTATATGAATTGGTATCCAAGCAGTTCGGTAATGAGTTTACTACTTTTGCTGCCGGCTCGGTTTTGATTGCTATTCCAATTACCATCTTATTCTTGACTTTCCAGAAATACTTTATATCTGGCCTTACATCAGGTGGTACAAAGGGGTAA